The DNA sequence CCGTTCGTGGTGTTCGAGGACGCCGACCTCGACGAGGCGGTCGACGGCGCGATCGCGGCCAAGATGCGCAACATGGGGGAGGCGTGCACCGCGGCCAACCGCATCTATGTGCAGTCCTCGGTGATTGACGAGTTCGGCCGCCGGCTGGCCGAGAAGATGTCGGCGTTGAAGGTGGGCCCGGGCACCGAGGACGGCGTCAACGTCGGCCCGCTGATCGACGCCGCGGCGCTGCAGAAGGTCGAGACGCTGGTCGCCGACGCGGTCTCACGCGGGGCGTCGGTGCTGACCGGTGGCTCCGCCCCGGGCGGCGACGGGTTCTTCTATCCGCCGACGGTGCTGACCGGGGTGCCCCGCGACGCGGAGATGTGTGATCAGGAGATCTTCGGGCCCGTCGCGCCGCTGACGCCGTTCGACACCGAGGAGGAGGTGATTGCGGCCGCCAACGACACCGAATACGGTTTGGTGTCTTACGTGTTCACCAATGATCTGCGTCGCGCGCTGCGGGTGGCCGAGGCGTTGGAGACCGGTATGGTCGGGTTGAACCAGGGGGTGGTGTCGAACCCGGCCGCCCCGTTCGGCGGGGTGAAGGCCTCCGGGCTGGGCCGCGAGGGCGGCTCGGTCGGCATCGACGAGTTCCTCGAGACGAAGTACATCGGCATCAAGATGTGACGCCAAGTTGCGTTGAAACTGCAGTCACTGCGGGGTTTTGGCCCATTTCCCCGCAGCCAGCGCAGCCCCAACGCACGAACCGGGCTGTGGTTATACCGAGTTATACTCACTTGATGAAGACGGCCATCTCCCTGCCAGACGAGACGTTCGAGCGTGTGACCCGGCGTGCCAACGACCTCGGTATGAGTCGATCCGAGTTTTTCACCCGGGCAGCGCAGAGATATCTCGACGAACTGGATGCTCTGTCGCTGACCGAGCACATCAACAGTGCGTTGGAACGCCTCGTCGGCCCCGACGAAGAGGTGGCCGATGCGGTGGCAGCCGGGCATCGCGTGTTGCATGACACGGCTGATGAGTGGTGATCAAACGCGGGGGCATCTACTGGGCTGACCTGGGGCCGCCGACAGGCAGCCGTCCCGCCAAGCGCCGCCCGGTGCTCATTGTTCAGTCCGAGCCGTACAACGTGAGCCGTCTTGCCACCGTTCTCGCCGTGGTGATCACATCGAACACGGCGCTGGCGGCGATGCCCGGGAACGTGTTTCTGCCGGGAAGTGTCACGGGACTGCCTCGCGATTCGGTCGTCAACGTGACTGCCCTGATCACGTTGAACAAAACCGACCTCACCGACCGAGTCGGAGATGTGCCCCCCAGCCTGATGGCCAGCGTCGACGGGGGGCTCCGGCGAGTGCTGGATCTCTGAGCAGTGCCGATGACGCGGTCAGAGTCCGCGCCACACGGCCACCGCCTACGTGGAAGCTGCTTCCAAGGCGGGCTTTTGGGCCATTTCGGCGACTCAGCCCGCTAAACCGAGGAAGACCAGCAGCGCGCGCTCGAGTCCGACCAGGTCTTGATCGGTCAGGCGGCCGATCTGCTGCGTCAGGCTGGTGCGGGGCACCGTCGTCACCTTGTCGACCATCAGGCGGCTGGTCTCAGTCAGACCGGTGGTAACGGATGGCTGTACCGCGATGCGAAGCAAGGGCGCATCGAGGTCGCCCGTGGTGAACGGCACCACGGTGACTGAGGCGGTGCCGTCGAACCGGTCGTCCTGAATTACTACGACCGGCCGTGGTTTTCCGGTGTAGGCGCCGCGCGCTGCGGCGATGAAGATGTCACCTCGCCGCACAGCTACGACGCGTCATCCCAGTCAGCGGAGACGGCGTCGACGAAGGCTTGATCGTCGGACTCGCTTTCGCTGGCGGCAACCAGTGTCGACTGGCGGTGCGCTTCGCGGATGAATTCTGGAGCGTTGACGTCGGGTACCCAGACCTGGATGGGCCGCAGGCCCTGCTGGCGCAACCGCTCGCGATGCCGGCGAACGCGTTCCCGGGAGGGTGGCATACCGCGATGTTACATGTAACGGCGGAGACGTGTGGCGGAGCCGCCGACATTGCGTTGAGGGTTGCTATCCGCGACATTTCACAGCCCTGAGCCCAATCTCGGCGCTGCGCCAGGTGCTAACTACGACACCACCGCTTCCACCGGCTCCTCCGCCGGCGCCTCCAGAAGCCGGGCCAGCGCGTCGTCCATGTGGGCGACCATCAGCCGGTCGGTCAGCTCGGGATCGCCGGAGCGGACAGCCGTGGCCAGCGTGCGGTGCTCCTCCTCGCGGAAGTCGGACTTGGCGTAGGAGTCGTCGAGGGAGTGGATGCACATGCGGGTCTCGGTGATGACGGTCTGGTGCATGCGGCGCAGGTGCTTGCTGCCCGACAGCGACACCAGCAGCTCGTGGAATTCGATGTCGAGCTCGCTCATCTCGGCCGCCGACGCCGCACGGCCCATCTTGTCCACCACGGCCAGCAGCGCATCCCCGGCGGCGACGAAGTCCCCGGACACCACGATGGCGCGCGCGGCGGCGCGTTCGATGGCCTCGCGCGCGATGTACATGTCGCGGATGTCCTCGGCGGTCATGTCGATGACGAACAGCCCGCGGTTGCGGATCGCGACCAGCAGCCCCTCCTGGGTCAGCCGCTGCATGCCTTCGCGCAGCGGGCCGCGGCTGACGCCGAGCTGGCGGGCCAGGTCGGCCTCCAGCAGCTGTTCGCCGGGCTTGAGTTCGCCGTAGCCGATCGCGGCGCGCAGCTTGTCGGCGATGATGCTGGGCGTCGAGCGCTGCACCAGCGGCCCGATGTGCCCGGTCATCGTCGACCTCGGAACAGCGCGCCCAGGCCGGGCAGGTCGGGTACCGGCCCCAGCAGCTCCAGGCCCTTCCACACCGTCACCTGGTTGGCGGTCAGCACCGGCTTGCCCACGGCGGCTTCCAGTTGGTCGATGATCGCCAGCGTGTGCATCGCGGTGTCGGGCACCAGCACCGCCTCCGCGTCGGGGTGATCGGCGGCGGTCACCATGTCCACCACGCGGGACGGTTCCAGCGTGCCGACCTCGGCGGCGGTGTAGATGCCGTGGCTGCCCATCGACACCACCTCGGCGCCGCCGTCGGTCAGGAAGCCGACGAAATGCTGGGCGACGTCGTCGGGGTAGGACGCGGCGACCGCGACGCGTCGGATCCCGAGGTGGCGCAAAGCGTCGACGAACGCGATGGACGTCGACGACGCCGGCACCCCGGCCGCGTCGGCGACGGCGGCGGCCTGCGCGCGGGCGCCCTGCGGGCCGAACACGAAGCTGCCCGACGTGCACGCCCACATCACCGCGTCCGGCTGCGCGCCGGACAGCTGCGAGGCGCCGTCGGCGAGGCGGGCGTCGCTGCCGATGTCGAGCAGTGCGTCGACGCGGTGGGCGTCCTCGCCGACGGAGGTGATCACCACCGGCAACCGCACCGCACCGCAGATGCGCTCTTCGAGTGCGGGAAAATCGTCTTCGGCGCTGTGTCCGGGGTAGAGCAGACCGACCGTTGGCATAGAGGACCTCCTTGGCTGACCGCCACCCAGATAGGTAGATTGTCAACAATGTTAACGCCCGCGACCTACGACGTCAGGCGGCTGGGGGCCCAGCTGCGTTCCGAGGTTCGCGGCGCGGTGCACGACGACGCGTCCGCCCGGGCCCTGTATGCCACCGACGCGTCCAATTACCGGGTGGTGCCGGACCTGGTCGTGGTGCCGAGAGACGTCGACGACCTGGCCGCCGCGGTCGCGCTGACGGCGGCAGCACAAGCCCCGGTCGTGATGCGCGGCGGCGGTACCTCGATGGCGGGCAACGCGATCGGCGGCGTGGTGATCGACGCGTCGCGCCACGTCAACAAGATCCTCGACATCGACACCACCGCCCGCACCGCGCTCGTCGAACCCGGGGTGGTGCTCACCCACCTGCTGGCCGCGGCCAAACCGCACCAGCTGGCGTTCGGCGCCGACCCGTCCTCGGCCAGCCGCGCGACTCTGGGCGGGATGATCGCCAACAACGCGTGCGGCGCGCATTCGGTGGCATGGGGCACCACCGCCGACAACGTGCGCGCGCTGGAGGTGCTGCTCGCCGACGGCACCCGCACCACGTTCACCTCCCACGGCGACCGCCAGGCGTTGACAGCACTGCCGGGTGCCGAGGGGGAGCTGCACCGGCATCTGACCGGATTCGTCGACGCGCACGAGACGGTGATCCGGCGGCGTTTCGGGCAGTTCACCCGCCAGATCTCCGGCTACGCGCTGCACGAGCTGCTGCCCGAGCGCGGTTACAACGTCGCCGCGCTGCTGTGCGGCAGCGAGGGCGGGTTCGCCGCGACGCTGCGCGCGACGGTGGCGCTGACCCCGCTGCCGGCGGCGCGGGTGCTGTGCGTGCTGGGGTTCGCCGATTCGATCGCCTCGGCCGAATGCGTGCCGACTGTGCTGGCGCACAGCCCGCTGACGATGGAGTCGATCAACGATCAGCTCGTCGACCGGCTGCCCGGCGAGGTGCGTCGCGCCGCGATCGACGCCGGGCTGCCCGCCGGGCGCGCCTGGGTGCTGGTCGAGATGGGCGGTGAGGATCTGATGGCGGCGACCATGGCCGCCGAGAAGATGCTGGTGGCGCTGAAGGATTCGGGCTCGCCGGCCACGGCGTCGCTGGTCACCGAGCCGGCCGCGCAGGCGGTGTTGTGGCGGTGTCGTACCGACGCCGCCGGGCTGGCCACCCGCCGCGCCGACGGTGCCGAGGCGTGGGGCGGCTGGGAGGACGCCGCGGTGCCGCCGCACCGGCTGGCCGACTACCTGCGCGGCCTGGACGCGCTGATGGCCCGCTACGGGCTGGCCGGGGCGTCCTACGGCCACTTCGGCGAGGGCTGCATGCACATGCGCATCGACTTCGACCTGCTCTCCGCCGACGGCATCCGCGCCTACCGGGCGTTCGTCGAGGAGGCCACCGATCTGGTGGTGTCGCTGGGCGGTTCGGTGTCCGGGGAGCACGGCGACGGCCGGGCCCGCTCGGAGCTGCTGGACCGGATGTACGGCGCCGACGGGCTGGCGTTGATGGCCGGCATGAAGGACATCTGGGATCCGCGCCGGGTGCTCAACCCCGGGGTGGTGGTGGATCCGCCGCCGCTGGACGCCGACATCCGCCATCAGGCGCCGCTGCAGCGAAAGCCGTTCACGCTGTTTGCCTATCCGGACGATCACGGCGACTTCGCGCAGGCGCAGCGCCGTTGTGTGGGCATCGGCAAGTGTCGTCAGACCAGCGGCGGGGTGATGTGCCCGAGCTATCAGGCCACCCGCGAGGAGCAGCACTCCACTCGCGGGCGCGCGCATCTGCTGTGGGAGATGCTCCAGGGCGACGTCGTGACCGACGGGTGGCGCTCCACCGAGGTGCGCGACGCGCTCGATCTGTGCCTGTCGTGCAAGGGATGTCTGTCGGACTGCCCGGTCAACGTCGACATGGCCACCTACAAGGCGGAATTCACCCACCACCACTACCAGGGCCGGCCGTGGGCGCGGCCGCTGTCGCACTGGTCGATGGGGTGGCTGCCGCTGTGGTCGCGGGTCGCGGCCAAGGCGCCGAAGCTCGCCAACCGGCTGGCGCGCGGCCCGCTGGTCAAACGCCTCGGCGGCATCGCCGACGAACGCGAGATCCCGCAGTTCGCCGAGCAGACGTTCACGTCGTGGTTCGCCGCCCGCCCGGTCACCGCCGGGCCGAAGGGGCAGGTGCTGCTGTGGCCGGACAGCTTCACCAATCACCTTGCCCCGCAGGTCGGTCAGGCCGCCGTCGCGGTGCTCGAGGCGGCCGGCTATCAGGTGGTGCTGCCCGAGCGGCCGGTGTGCTGCGGGCTGACCTGGATTTCGACCGGGCAGCTCAACGCGGCGAAGAAGCGGCTGACCGCGTCGCTGTCCGCGCTCGCGCCGCACCTGGCCGCCGGCACCCCGATCGTCGGGCTGGAGCCCAGCTGCACCGCGGTGCTGCGCCGCGACGCGCATGAACTGCTACCGGATGACCCCCGCGCCGCCCAGGCCGCCGAGACCACGCACACGTTCGCCGAGTTCGTCCTCGCCTCCGGCTGGCAGCCGCCGCAGCTCGATGCGCAGGCACTGGTGCAGACGCACTGTCACCAGCACGCCGTGCTGGGCTTCGACGCCGACCGCACGCTGATGGCCAAGGCCGGCATCGCCGCCGACATCCCGGACTCCGGATGCTGTGGCCTGGCGGGCAATTTCGGCTTCGAGCGCGGCCACTACGAGGTGTCACAGCAGGTGGGGGAGCGGGTGCTGCTGCCCGCGGTGCGCAACGCCGCACCGGACACGGCCGTGGTCGCCGACGGGTTCAGCTGCCGCACCCAGATCGCTCAGGGCACCGAAAGGCGCGCGGTGCACCTGGCCGAGTTGCTGGCGCGCGGACTCTGAGTTCGGTGCCGCCGAGATGCTTCGAGATTGTCGTAGCGGCTGTCCTGAAGGAGTTCCCGCAGCCCTGGGCGCAATCTGGGCTCCCAGTCGACAGGTGCGACGGCCGAGGGCTCTACCGCTCCATCAGCTGCTGACCCGGCCCGACCGCCTTGCGGCCGATCAGGCTCAACGAATGCCACATGGTGACCTGGTTGGCGGTCAGCACCGGCTTGCCGAGTTCGTGTTCCAGGTCGGCGATCACGTCGTAGGTCGGCAGGTTGGTGCAGCTAATGAACACCGCCTGCGCGTCCTCGGTGTCGGTCTCGCGGACCAGCTGGGCGGTGACGTCGTGCGGCACCGTCCAGATGTCGGACGTCAGGCCCAGCCCGGCGGCCGCGGTCACCTCGATGCCCGACTCACCCAGGAACGCCGTCAATCCGACGGTCAGGTCGGCGGTGTACGGGGTGGCCGTGGCGACGCGGGTGTAGCCGAGGTAGCGCAACGCCGAGAGCAGGGCGCCGCTGGTGGTCAACGCCAGCGGCGACCCTGCCGCCAGCATCGCCTCGACCAGGGCCTGCTCGGCCAGCGGTCCGCCGACGAAGCTGCCCGATGTGCAGGCATACGCGGTGACCAGCGGGCCGACCGCCGAGACGTCGGTGACACACTGCGCTGCGTGTTCGGGGTCGGAGATGTGCACGGCCATCTCCATGGTGGCCGGCATGGGGGCGAAGGGCAGTCGGGTGATGTGGAGGCTCACGTCATTGGGAAGCCACCGCCAGAGTTCGCGATCCAGCGCGAAATCGTAGGGCACTACAACGCCGATACCGGCTTGCTGCAGAGGTGGCGACGGGTTCATTGGCACAGTGTGGGGCCACTTAGCACACGCCGCAAGTCGATTGTTGACAATCGGACCATCTGATTCCTAACCTGTGCCCAATGCCTGGATTTCGCCCGGTTGTCGCGGTGTTGTGCGCGAAACCAGATGACCGCCCGCCTGGTCTCGAAGACCTGCCCGTCGACTTCCGGTTCTGCGACGCCGCCGGCCTGGCCGACGCGGTCCGCGGGGCCCAGGGGCTGCTGCTGTGGGACTTCTTCTCGACCGCCGTGCGCGACGTGTGGAAGGACGCCGACGCACTGGAGTGGATCCACATCACCGCCGCCGGCGTGGACACGTTGTTGTTCGACGAGCTACGGGATTCCGCGGTCGTGGTGACCAATGCCCGCGGGGTGTTCGACCGGCCGCTCGCCGAGTTCGTGCTGGGCGCGGTGATCGCGCACGCCAAGGACGCCCGCACCAGTTTCGCGTTGCAGGCCCGCCACGAGTGGCGCCACCGCGAGACCCGCAGCATCACCGGCGCCACCGCGCTGGTCGTCGGCACCGGCGGCATCGGCCGCGAGATCGCCAAGCTGCTGCGCGCGGCCGGGCTGGACGTGCGCGGCGCCGGCCGGCACACCGCCACCGACGACCCCGATTTCGGCGAGATCGTCTCCAGCGCAGAGCTTTCCACGCATGCCCGGTGGGCCGATCACCTGATCCTGGCCGCCCCGCTGACCGACGCGACCCGCGGTCTGGTCGACGCCACGGTATTGGCCGCGATGAAACCCGACGCGCATCTGGTCAACATCGCCCGCGGCCCGATGGTCGACGAGGTTGCCCTGCTCGACGCGCTGACCACCCACCAGATCGGTGGTGCCACACTGGATGTGTTCGACACCGAACCGCTGCCACCGGATCATCCGCTGTGGGACGCGCCGAACGTGACGATCACCGCGCACATGTCCGCCGACGTCGTCGGGTGGCGCGACGAGCTGGCCGCACAGTTCGCGACCAATGCGCGGCGCTGGCTGGCCGGGGAGGGCCTGCACAACGTGGTGGACAAGAAGCTGGGCTACATCCCGGGAGGGCAGTGATGTCGGACGCGTCGATGCCCGAAGCGACCGAACTCGTTGCCGGCTACCGGGACAAGAGCATCTCCCCGGTGGAGGCCACCCAGGCCGCACTCGACGCGATCGAGGCCTACGACGACGCGGTCAACGCGTTTGTCCTCGTCGACCCCGAGGGCGCCCTCGCGGCGGCCAAGGAGTCCGAAGCGCGTTGGCACGCCGGGGAACCGCTGGGCCCGGGCGACGGGGTGCCGACGTCGATCAAGGACATCTTCCTGACCCGCGGCTGGCCGACGCTGCGGGGCAGCGCGCTGGTCGACACCGCCGGCCCGTGGGACGAGGACGCCCCGTGCGTGGCGCGGCTGCGCGAAACCGGCGCGGTGATCCTGGGTAAGACCACCACCCCGGAGTACGCGTGGAAGGGCGTCACCGACTCGATCGCGTTCGGGCCGACCGGTAACCCGTGGAACCCGGCGACGACGGCCGGCGGTTCCAGCGGCGGCAGCGCCGCGGCGGTCGGGCTGGGCATGGGCCCGTGGTCGGTGGGCACCGACGGCGGTGGCTCCGTGCGGATTCCGGCCGGCTTCACCGGCACCGTCGCGCTCAAACCCACGTTCGGGTTGATCCCGCACTACCCGCCGAGCCCGTTC is a window from the Mycolicibacterium poriferae genome containing:
- a CDS encoding FAD-binding and (Fe-S)-binding domain-containing protein, coding for MLTPATYDVRRLGAQLRSEVRGAVHDDASARALYATDASNYRVVPDLVVVPRDVDDLAAAVALTAAAQAPVVMRGGGTSMAGNAIGGVVIDASRHVNKILDIDTTARTALVEPGVVLTHLLAAAKPHQLAFGADPSSASRATLGGMIANNACGAHSVAWGTTADNVRALEVLLADGTRTTFTSHGDRQALTALPGAEGELHRHLTGFVDAHETVIRRRFGQFTRQISGYALHELLPERGYNVAALLCGSEGGFAATLRATVALTPLPAARVLCVLGFADSIASAECVPTVLAHSPLTMESINDQLVDRLPGEVRRAAIDAGLPAGRAWVLVEMGGEDLMAATMAAEKMLVALKDSGSPATASLVTEPAAQAVLWRCRTDAAGLATRRADGAEAWGGWEDAAVPPHRLADYLRGLDALMARYGLAGASYGHFGEGCMHMRIDFDLLSADGIRAYRAFVEEATDLVVSLGGSVSGEHGDGRARSELLDRMYGADGLALMAGMKDIWDPRRVLNPGVVVDPPPLDADIRHQAPLQRKPFTLFAYPDDHGDFAQAQRRCVGIGKCRQTSGGVMCPSYQATREEQHSTRGRAHLLWEMLQGDVVTDGWRSTEVRDALDLCLSCKGCLSDCPVNVDMATYKAEFTHHHYQGRPWARPLSHWSMGWLPLWSRVAAKAPKLANRLARGPLVKRLGGIADEREIPQFAEQTFTSWFAARPVTAGPKGQVLLWPDSFTNHLAPQVGQAAVAVLEAAGYQVVLPERPVCCGLTWISTGQLNAAKKRLTASLSALAPHLAAGTPIVGLEPSCTAVLRRDAHELLPDDPRAAQAAETTHTFAEFVLASGWQPPQLDAQALVQTHCHQHAVLGFDADRTLMAKAGIAADIPDSGCCGLAGNFGFERGHYEVSQQVGERVLLPAVRNAAPDTAVVADGFSCRTQIAQGTERRAVHLAELLARGL
- a CDS encoding D-2-hydroxyacid dehydrogenase, whose protein sequence is MPGFRPVVAVLCAKPDDRPPGLEDLPVDFRFCDAAGLADAVRGAQGLLLWDFFSTAVRDVWKDADALEWIHITAAGVDTLLFDELRDSAVVVTNARGVFDRPLAEFVLGAVIAHAKDARTSFALQARHEWRHRETRSITGATALVVGTGGIGREIAKLLRAAGLDVRGAGRHTATDDPDFGEIVSSAELSTHARWADHLILAAPLTDATRGLVDATVLAAMKPDAHLVNIARGPMVDEVALLDALTTHQIGGATLDVFDTEPLPPDHPLWDAPNVTITAHMSADVVGWRDELAAQFATNARRWLAGEGLHNVVDKKLGYIPGGQ
- a CDS encoding type II toxin-antitoxin system PemK/MazF family toxin encodes the protein MRRGDIFIAAARGAYTGKPRPVVVIQDDRFDGTASVTVVPFTTGDLDAPLLRIAVQPSVTTGLTETSRLMVDKVTTVPRTSLTQQIGRLTDQDLVGLERALLVFLGLAG
- a CDS encoding maleate cis-trans isomerase family protein, which codes for MPTVGLLYPGHSAEDDFPALEERICGAVRLPVVITSVGEDAHRVDALLDIGSDARLADGASQLSGAQPDAVMWACTSGSFVFGPQGARAQAAAVADAAGVPASSTSIAFVDALRHLGIRRVAVAASYPDDVAQHFVGFLTDGGAEVVSMGSHGIYTAAEVGTLEPSRVVDMVTAADHPDAEAVLVPDTAMHTLAIIDQLEAAVGKPVLTANQVTVWKGLELLGPVPDLPGLGALFRGRR
- a CDS encoding antitoxin MazE family protein, which produces MPPSRERVRRHRERLRQQGLRPIQVWVPDVNAPEFIREAHRQSTLVAASESESDDQAFVDAVSADWDDAS
- a CDS encoding ribbon-helix-helix protein, CopG family gives rise to the protein MKTAISLPDETFERVTRRANDLGMSRSEFFTRAAQRYLDELDALSLTEHINSALERLVGPDEEVADAVAAGHRVLHDTADEW
- a CDS encoding GntR family transcriptional regulator, which gives rise to MTGHIGPLVQRSTPSIIADKLRAAIGYGELKPGEQLLEADLARQLGVSRGPLREGMQRLTQEGLLVAIRNRGLFVIDMTAEDIRDMYIAREAIERAAARAIVVSGDFVAAGDALLAVVDKMGRAASAAEMSELDIEFHELLVSLSGSKHLRRMHQTVITETRMCIHSLDDSYAKSDFREEEHRTLATAVRSGDPELTDRLMVAHMDDALARLLEAPAEEPVEAVVS
- a CDS encoding type II toxin-antitoxin system PemK/MazF family toxin, yielding MVIKRGGIYWADLGPPTGSRPAKRRPVLIVQSEPYNVSRLATVLAVVITSNTALAAMPGNVFLPGSVTGLPRDSVVNVTALITLNKTDLTDRVGDVPPSLMASVDGGLRRVLDL
- a CDS encoding maleate cis-trans isomerase family protein; the encoded protein is MNPSPPLQQAGIGVVVPYDFALDRELWRWLPNDVSLHITRLPFAPMPATMEMAVHISDPEHAAQCVTDVSAVGPLVTAYACTSGSFVGGPLAEQALVEAMLAAGSPLALTTSGALLSALRYLGYTRVATATPYTADLTVGLTAFLGESGIEVTAAAGLGLTSDIWTVPHDVTAQLVRETDTEDAQAVFISCTNLPTYDVIADLEHELGKPVLTANQVTMWHSLSLIGRKAVGPGQQLMER